The following proteins are encoded in a genomic region of Acetobacter oryzoeni:
- the crcB gene encoding fluoride efflux transporter CrcB: protein MSFYSCLIVMLGGALGTLARYFVSVLTAPISRYIPWGTIIGVNMVGSFVIGFFGTLTLASGRYPVSETTRLFVMLGICGGYTTFSSFSLQTLDLIRVGGWGRALVNVVLSVTLSVGAVAVGHMLASRMNSHAILVAQTNTEEEV, encoded by the coding sequence ATGTCTTTCTATTCCTGCCTGATCGTTATGCTCGGGGGCGCGTTGGGCACGTTGGCGCGCTATTTTGTTTCTGTTCTTACAGCGCCTATCAGCCGGTATATTCCGTGGGGCACCATTATTGGTGTGAACATGGTGGGCTCCTTTGTAATCGGCTTTTTTGGCACGCTTACGCTGGCATCTGGCCGGTATCCGGTATCGGAAACCACGCGGCTGTTTGTTATGCTGGGCATATGCGGCGGATACACCACGTTTTCCTCCTTCAGCCTGCAAACGCTGGATCTTATTCGCGTTGGGGGCTGGGGCCGTGCGCTGGTGAATGTGGTGCTGTCTGTTACGCTTTCTGTTGGGGCGGTGGCTGTGGGGCACATGCTGGCATCGCGCATGAACTCCCACGCCATTCTGGTGGCGCAGACCAACACGGAAGAAGAAGTGTAG
- a CDS encoding RcnB family protein has protein sequence MKFRYLAAAAMMGVMCASAPLHAEPQFNGPGGRGGPQGGPNGGPGGGAMHGGQRGGPGPAMHNNRPGRGGPARGGDNFDMNRTWRKGDRYDGPRNDRWIVRNWQGQRGLYAPPSGYYWMRYGNQFLLTSLTTGIIAGVVSATIGAVATPATPTYAAPTYTAPGYAAPGYAAPGYAAPGGY, from the coding sequence ATGAAATTCCGTTATCTTGCAGCCGCTGCCATGATGGGCGTGATGTGTGCATCCGCCCCCCTTCATGCCGAACCACAGTTTAACGGCCCCGGCGGCCGTGGTGGCCCACAGGGCGGCCCAAACGGTGGCCCCGGTGGTGGCGCCATGCACGGTGGCCAGCGTGGCGGCCCCGGCCCGGCCATGCACAACAACCGCCCCGGCCGTGGTGGCCCCGCACGCGGTGGTGACAACTTTGACATGAACCGCACCTGGCGGAAGGGAGACCGCTATGATGGCCCCCGTAATGACCGCTGGATTGTGCGCAACTGGCAGGGCCAGCGCGGCCTGTATGCCCCGCCATCTGGCTATTACTGGATGCGCTATGGCAACCAGTTTCTGCTAACATCCCTTACCACGGGCATTATTGCCGGTGTTGTAAGTGCCACCATTGGGGCCGTTGCCACCCCCGCAACACCCACCTATGCCGCCCCAACCTACACAGCACCGGGCTACGCCGCCCCCGGTTATGCAGCACCCGGATACGCGGCACCGGGCGGTTACTGA
- the purU gene encoding formyltetrahydrofolate deformylase, with protein sequence MRPRALYTGPVEEQRSIRQRMQFILTFSCPDQPGIVAAVTSVLAERGADITETHQFSNRESGTLFMRLAFNAPAPGGLAEINDVLAPVAKHFGMNMRLHDAAVLPRIIIMVSRFDHALLNLLYQVRVGWLKADIVAIVSNHTDSAATAEQAGIPYYCWPVNKQNKAEQEDKLRALIKETKADLVVLARYMQVLSDSLSAELSGRVINIHHSFLPSFKGAKPYHQAYARGVKLIGATAHYVTADLDEGPIIEQETARVTHNLSVEDYIATGRGVESQVLARAVKMHVEHRVMINGHRTVVFA encoded by the coding sequence TTGCGCCCCCGCGCCCTTTATACAGGCCCAGTAGAAGAACAAAGGAGCATACGCCAGCGCATGCAGTTTATTCTTACTTTTTCCTGCCCGGACCAGCCCGGCATTGTTGCGGCTGTTACATCCGTTCTGGCAGAGCGAGGTGCGGACATAACCGAAACCCACCAGTTCAGCAACCGGGAATCTGGCACTTTGTTCATGCGGCTGGCCTTTAATGCGCCCGCGCCGGGTGGTTTGGCAGAAATAAATGATGTTCTGGCCCCCGTGGCCAAACACTTTGGTATGAACATGCGCCTGCATGATGCCGCCGTGCTGCCGCGCATTATCATTATGGTGTCGCGCTTTGATCATGCGCTGCTTAACCTGCTGTATCAGGTGCGTGTGGGCTGGCTTAAGGCGGATATTGTGGCCATTGTTTCTAACCACACAGATAGTGCCGCCACGGCAGAACAGGCGGGCATTCCCTATTACTGCTGGCCCGTAAACAAGCAGAACAAGGCCGAGCAGGAAGACAAGCTGCGCGCCCTTATAAAAGAAACAAAAGCCGATTTAGTGGTGCTGGCCCGCTACATGCAGGTGCTTTCGGATTCGCTGAGTGCAGAACTAAGTGGCCGGGTGATTAACATCCACCATTCCTTCCTGCCCTCCTTCAAAGGGGCCAAGCCGTACCATCAGGCCTATGCGCGTGGGGTAAAGCTGATTGGCGCCACCGCCCATTACGTAACGGCGGACTTGGATGAAGGCCCGATTATCGAGCAGGAAACCGCGCGGGTTACGCACAACCTCTCGGTGGAAGATTACATTGCCACGGGCCGGGGTGTGGAATCGCAAGTGCTGGCGCGGGCCGTGAAGATGCACGTTGAACATCGGGTTATGATCAACGGCCATCGCACTGTGGTGTTTGCCTAA
- the pnuC gene encoding nicotinamide riboside transporter PnuC, with protein sequence MSGLEWLAAIASALGVWLTGRRTVWCWPVMLLASVLYGVVFAQDHLYADAALQGVFAALALYGLWCWLRGVQESGQVRIATPTSQTLWRDTGITAVAGLALGLTLRAITDDPMPLSDAGLSAYSVLGQIWTAKRYRACWVLWIVVDVLYALLFVQRRLFVTAVLYAAFIGLAVQGWRQWRGVAAHSP encoded by the coding sequence GTGTCCGGGTTGGAATGGCTGGCGGCCATTGCCAGCGCTTTGGGCGTGTGGCTTACGGGGCGCAGAACGGTGTGGTGCTGGCCGGTTATGCTTTTGGCATCCGTACTGTATGGCGTGGTGTTTGCGCAGGACCATTTATATGCAGATGCCGCTTTGCAGGGCGTGTTTGCAGCTTTGGCGCTGTACGGATTGTGGTGCTGGCTGCGCGGTGTGCAGGAAAGCGGGCAGGTGCGTATTGCCACCCCAACATCTCAAACCCTGTGGCGAGATACCGGCATAACAGCCGTGGCCGGTTTGGCATTGGGGCTGACCCTGCGAGCCATAACGGATGACCCCATGCCCCTTTCTGATGCCGGGCTGAGTGCATACAGCGTGCTGGGCCAGATATGGACAGCCAAGCGCTACCGTGCCTGCTGGGTGTTATGGATTGTGGTGGATGTTTTGTATGCGCTGCTGTTTGTGCAACGCAGGCTGTTTGTAACCGCCGTGCTGTACGCGGCCTTTATAGGCCTTGCCGTGCAGGGCTGGCGGCAGTGGCGCGGTGTGGCGGCACATTCCCCATAA
- a CDS encoding RrF2 family transcriptional regulator: MGIPAHHGVKGPMRLTLHTDYALRTLLYLAVHTNRRVSIKEIARVYGISENHLVKIIHHLGRGGFIDTLRGRGGGLMLGRAPQDIRIGDVVRHTEDDMALVSCMPPSPGVPGSSDCLLSRACHLRGALGEALDAFMAVLDSRTLADMLHAPERQILQDAEARLSTPTPP, from the coding sequence ATGGGCATACCAGCCCATCATGGTGTAAAAGGCCCCATGCGTCTGACACTGCACACAGATTATGCCCTGCGCACGTTGCTTTATCTGGCCGTGCACACCAACCGCCGCGTTTCCATTAAGGAGATTGCGCGGGTGTATGGCATTTCAGAAAACCATCTGGTCAAGATCATTCATCATCTGGGCCGGGGTGGGTTTATAGATACGCTGCGCGGCAGGGGCGGTGGGCTGATGCTGGGCCGTGCGCCGCAGGATATTCGTATTGGCGATGTGGTGCGCCATACGGAAGATGACATGGCGCTGGTAAGCTGCATGCCGCCTTCCCCCGGTGTGCCGGGCAGTTCGGACTGTCTGCTCTCCCGCGCGTGCCATTTGCGCGGCGCGTTGGGTGAGGCGCTGGATGCGTTTATGGCGGTGCTGGACAGCCGCACCTTGGCAGACATGCTGCACGCTCCGGAACGCCAGATCTTGCAGGATGCCGAAGCCAGGCTGAGCACGCCCACGCCCCCTTAA
- a CDS encoding VOC family protein has protein sequence MFTHIVVGSNDIARSKKFYDAIFEAMDIPPSEIHPNGRLVYAKQGQRFVVTKPLDGKPATPANGGTIGLEAASPAMADAWHKAGVANGGQAIENPPGVRQTGVGPLYLAYLRDPDGNKLCIGCKVPA, from the coding sequence ATGTTTACGCATATTGTCGTGGGCAGTAACGATATTGCCCGCTCCAAAAAATTCTACGATGCCATTTTTGAAGCCATGGATATTCCCCCTTCAGAAATTCACCCCAATGGCCGTCTGGTTTATGCCAAGCAGGGCCAGCGTTTTGTGGTCACCAAGCCGCTGGATGGCAAACCCGCCACCCCGGCCAACGGTGGCACCATCGGGCTGGAAGCTGCCTCCCCCGCCATGGCCGATGCATGGCACAAGGCAGGTGTTGCCAATGGCGGACAGGCCATTGAAAACCCACCCGGCGTGCGCCAGACCGGCGTAGGCCCGCTGTATCTGGCCTATCTGCGGGACCCGGACGGCAACAAGCTGTGCATTGGCTGCAAGGTTCCGGCCTAA
- a CDS encoding SDR family NAD(P)-dependent oxidoreductase, whose amino-acid sequence MGMTRKQPQTVLVTGATAGFGHAIALLLAQQGYRVIATGRRQERLEELAAQAKGEILPFKLDMTDAPALAALPQSLPAGWQEVDVLVNNAGLALGLEKAWETNLQDWQRMIATNVTGMVEITRALLPGMVARNWGHVVALGSTAGTYPYPGSNVYGASKAFVDQFMRNLRSDLLGKQVRATTIAPGLCGGSEFSQVRLGDATKAEDVYKGTHPLLPEDIAQTVAWVLSLPAHVNINHVEMMPTCQASAGLAVDRTMTE is encoded by the coding sequence ATGGGTATGACACGCAAGCAACCACAAACAGTTTTGGTAACGGGTGCCACCGCCGGATTTGGGCATGCCATTGCGCTGCTTTTGGCCCAGCAGGGCTACCGCGTTATTGCCACAGGCCGCAGGCAGGAAAGGCTGGAGGAACTGGCCGCCCAAGCCAAGGGCGAGATTTTGCCGTTTAAGCTGGATATGACAGACGCCCCCGCTCTTGCCGCCCTGCCGCAAAGCCTGCCCGCAGGCTGGCAGGAAGTGGACGTGCTGGTAAACAACGCCGGGCTGGCGCTGGGGCTGGAAAAAGCGTGGGAAACCAACCTGCAAGACTGGCAGCGCATGATAGCCACCAACGTAACCGGCATGGTGGAAATTACGCGCGCGCTGCTGCCCGGCATGGTGGCGCGTAACTGGGGGCATGTTGTGGCCCTTGGCAGCACGGCGGGCACGTATCCGTACCCCGGTTCCAACGTGTATGGGGCTTCCAAGGCGTTTGTTGATCAGTTCATGCGCAATTTGCGCAGCGATCTGCTGGGCAAGCAGGTGCGCGCCACCACCATTGCCCCCGGCCTGTGTGGCGGCAGTGAGTTCAGCCAGGTGCGGTTGGGAGACGCTACCAAGGCCGAGGATGTTTACAAAGGCACGCACCCGCTTTTGCCCGAAGATATTGCCCAGACGGTGGCATGGGTTTTAAGCCTGCCTGCACATGTGAACATCAACCACGTGGAAATGATGCCCACCTGCCAGGCCTCTGCCGGTTTGGCGGTGGATCGCACAATGACGGAGTAA
- a CDS encoding phosphotransferase enzyme family protein, producing the protein MADPSLQNTAQFGVHGVQEKRDWPCLTLDEVSDVLAHFANMPPARDVVWHSMRPFSAACVVQLAGEVSASAGGANAGGQGAWVTSCVLKRHARALRSATMLEQEHAFIRHLASKGLPVCPALALHNGHTALELGNWTYEVFLPAKGEDTYRDVMSWKPYFSTAQAHAAGAALAQLHKAAADYTAPERSAHTADKIAPVVPLVSSMCVVGQADFTTALQQWVARQPGLVAALANRPWQQDVARDVLPLHEHLRPLLPSVKPAWGHGDWHPSNLFWHANTPVTVLDFGMADRTCAAFDVAVAIERAMVDWLALPSCGATAQQATHLVVWDQLAAFVAGYQHIRPLSAAEREQVVAFLPLVHVEFALSETAYFGTLLQDEASAEVAYTEYLLGHARWFAQAQEGRELLARLPALLAGQA; encoded by the coding sequence GTGGCAGATCCTTCCCTCCAGAATACGGCGCAGTTTGGTGTACACGGTGTGCAGGAAAAGCGGGACTGGCCATGCCTGACGCTTGATGAAGTTTCTGATGTGCTCGCACATTTTGCCAACATGCCGCCTGCGCGGGATGTTGTATGGCACAGCATGCGCCCGTTTTCTGCCGCCTGTGTGGTGCAGCTTGCGGGGGAGGTTTCTGCCAGCGCCGGAGGTGCCAACGCAGGCGGGCAGGGTGCGTGGGTGACAAGCTGTGTGCTTAAACGCCATGCGCGTGCGCTACGCAGTGCCACCATGCTGGAGCAGGAACACGCCTTTATCCGCCATCTGGCCAGCAAGGGGCTGCCCGTATGCCCCGCATTGGCCCTGCATAACGGGCACACCGCGCTGGAACTTGGCAACTGGACGTACGAGGTTTTCCTCCCCGCCAAGGGGGAAGACACCTACCGGGATGTGATGTCCTGGAAGCCGTATTTTTCCACTGCGCAGGCCCATGCGGCGGGGGCTGCGCTGGCGCAACTGCACAAGGCTGCGGCGGATTACACAGCCCCGGAACGCAGCGCGCATACAGCAGATAAAATCGCCCCGGTGGTGCCGTTGGTTTCCAGTATGTGTGTGGTGGGGCAAGCAGATTTTACAACTGCACTGCAACAGTGGGTGGCGCGGCAGCCGGGGTTGGTGGCGGCATTGGCCAACCGCCCGTGGCAGCAGGATGTGGCGCGGGATGTTTTGCCGCTTCATGAGCATCTGCGCCCGTTATTGCCCAGCGTAAAACCTGCTTGGGGGCATGGAGACTGGCACCCTTCCAACCTGTTCTGGCATGCAAACACGCCTGTTACCGTGCTGGATTTTGGCATGGCAGACCGCACCTGCGCCGCGTTTGATGTGGCCGTGGCCATAGAGCGCGCCATGGTGGATTGGCTGGCCTTGCCAAGCTGTGGCGCAACAGCGCAGCAGGCCACGCATTTGGTGGTGTGGGACCAGCTTGCCGCGTTTGTGGCGGGGTATCAGCACATTCGGCCTTTAAGTGCGGCAGAGCGTGAGCAGGTGGTGGCGTTTCTGCCATTGGTGCATGTGGAATTTGCGCTGTCTGAAACAGCATATTTTGGAACACTGCTGCAAGATGAAGCCTCGGCCGAGGTGGCGTATACCGAGTATCTGCTCGGCCATGCCCGGTGGTTTGCACAGGCGCAGGAGGGGCGGGAACTGCTGGCCCGTTTGCCAGCCTTGCTGGCGGGGCAGGCGTAG
- a CDS encoding TonB-dependent receptor — MSALIQRKVCWCAAPTVRRCCRQRWWMACALASGTLLSGMAWPVGAAWAQAVSAPPAGQKAAQHTPAPTTAHAAPTAPKAQGAPVQASGRPQVVIVRANPLHASAGGGLIHPQSEPQAQSVVGQEYIRLQSPTATAFELVSQLPGANVSGSDPFGFSPQTNISVRGMNGDAIGYVLEGMPLNDIAYYTGYPSQFADSENYESIALQQGSPDLDSPVMNAAGGLMKLRFRTPAEKAGGQFSASYGSYDTNREFLRLDTGEIGHNTGLRGFVSYSHSATDNWRGAGRDERQHVDFKLEKTWGQGNSAGLLGSWNQAVDSYYPQVSKDDWRTYGIGGPNNLDRHFHADDDYGGSDYWRLSRQPERTLYLAAPLQFALAEGLSLHVTPYAQGAYGNAAGGTQLPTSGLYNGTQAVPDVLDLPVTADGYSTVRADYTQRSFRSGFTSALEWKRGVNDLVLGYWYDYGDDTERETFAAVNGSGNAGSIWGGRPITLADGNMLLGASNHTISQTNALFVGDRVSLLHDRLLLTAGFKEVMFSRTGTNAVPGAPYHANMNTAVPLPRFGVRFQITPEHQVFFNATTNFRTPAEPALYDAYDPTSGAMTQKGTSSLKNEYSIAEELGYRYAGSRVVGSLTLFNYNFTNRQIATLAMINGAPVDSTINAGGQTSRGVDVEIGLRPWHHISPYLSGEYLHATIDNDLYSGGDLLPTRGKRAVRSPTLQAAAGLTYDDGHFFGVMTVKYTGHQYATFMNDERMPSHVTGNLALGYRMNDVSVLHRPEFRMNFINITNQHYLSGVADPTMNAHDTQGRYGTTIAGQAPDYYIGGGFAALFTASTGF, encoded by the coding sequence ATGTCCGCCTTAATACAACGTAAGGTGTGCTGGTGTGCGGCCCCCACGGTGCGGCGCTGTTGCCGCCAACGGTGGTGGATGGCCTGTGCGCTGGCCTCTGGCACGCTGCTTTCTGGCATGGCGTGGCCGGTTGGGGCTGCGTGGGCGCAGGCTGTTTCTGCACCACCTGCAGGGCAAAAAGCCGCCCAGCATACGCCAGCGCCCACAACTGCACATGCGGCACCTACAGCCCCCAAAGCACAGGGCGCGCCGGTGCAGGCTTCTGGCCGCCCGCAGGTGGTAATAGTACGTGCCAACCCGCTGCATGCCAGCGCCGGGGGCGGGCTGATACACCCACAATCTGAACCACAGGCCCAAAGCGTGGTGGGGCAGGAATACATCCGCCTGCAATCCCCCACCGCTACGGCGTTTGAGCTGGTTTCCCAACTGCCGGGCGCGAATGTAAGTGGGTCAGACCCGTTTGGGTTTTCTCCGCAAACCAATATCAGCGTGCGCGGCATGAATGGAGATGCCATAGGTTACGTGCTGGAAGGCATGCCGCTGAACGATATTGCCTATTACACCGGCTACCCCAGCCAGTTTGCAGATAGCGAGAATTACGAAAGCATTGCCCTGCAACAGGGATCTCCCGATCTGGACAGCCCGGTAATGAACGCCGCGGGCGGGCTGATGAAGCTGCGTTTTCGCACGCCGGCAGAAAAGGCTGGCGGGCAGTTTAGCGCCTCCTACGGCTCTTACGATACCAACCGCGAGTTCCTGCGGCTGGATACGGGCGAGATCGGGCATAATACCGGCCTGCGGGGCTTTGTGTCCTATTCTCATAGCGCCACGGATAACTGGCGCGGCGCCGGGCGGGATGAGCGCCAGCATGTTGATTTCAAGCTGGAAAAAACATGGGGCCAAGGCAACAGCGCGGGGCTGTTAGGATCCTGGAACCAGGCGGTAGACAGTTACTACCCGCAGGTCAGCAAGGATGACTGGCGCACGTATGGCATAGGCGGCCCCAATAATCTGGACCGGCACTTCCATGCTGATGATGATTACGGTGGTTCGGACTACTGGCGGCTTTCTCGCCAGCCGGAACGCACGCTGTATCTGGCCGCGCCCTTGCAGTTTGCATTGGCGGAGGGGCTAAGCCTGCATGTTACACCCTATGCGCAAGGTGCGTATGGCAATGCCGCAGGTGGCACACAGTTGCCTACATCCGGCCTGTATAACGGCACGCAGGCCGTGCCCGATGTGCTGGATCTGCCCGTAACGGCAGATGGCTACAGCACGGTGCGGGCAGATTACACACAGCGCAGCTTTCGCTCCGGTTTTACATCTGCGCTGGAATGGAAGCGCGGCGTGAATGATCTGGTGCTGGGCTACTGGTATGATTACGGAGATGACACCGAGCGCGAAACCTTTGCCGCCGTAAATGGCAGCGGCAATGCGGGCAGCATATGGGGCGGGCGGCCCATTACGCTGGCCGATGGCAACATGCTGCTGGGGGCCAGCAACCACACTATCTCGCAAACCAATGCGCTGTTTGTGGGGGATCGGGTTTCGCTGTTGCATGATCGGCTGTTGCTGACAGCAGGTTTCAAGGAAGTGATGTTCTCGCGCACAGGCACAAACGCCGTGCCGGGCGCGCCCTACCACGCCAACATGAACACCGCCGTGCCCCTGCCGCGCTTTGGGGTGCGTTTTCAGATTACGCCGGAACATCAGGTGTTTTTCAATGCCACCACCAACTTCCGCACCCCGGCGGAACCCGCCTTGTATGATGCGTATGACCCCACATCCGGCGCCATGACGCAAAAGGGCACATCCAGCCTGAAAAACGAATACTCCATAGCGGAGGAACTGGGCTACCGTTACGCAGGCAGCCGGGTTGTGGGCAGCCTGACGTTATTTAACTATAACTTCACAAACCGCCAGATTGCCACGTTAGCCATGATAAATGGCGCCCCGGTGGATTCCACCATTAATGCAGGCGGGCAGACATCTCGCGGGGTGGATGTGGAAATAGGTTTGCGCCCGTGGCACCACATCAGCCCCTATCTTTCGGGCGAATATCTGCACGCCACCATTGATAATGACCTGTATTCGGGCGGAGACCTGCTGCCCACACGCGGCAAGCGCGCCGTGCGCAGCCCCACGCTACAGGCCGCTGCGGGCCTGACATATGATGACGGGCACTTTTTTGGCGTGATGACCGTAAAATACACCGGCCACCAATACGCAACTTTCATGAATGATGAGCGCATGCCCAGCCATGTTACGGGCAATCTGGCGCTGGGGTATCGGATGAATGATGTTTCCGTGCTGCATCGGCCGGAGTTCCGCATGAACTTTATTAACATCACCAACCAGCATTACCTTTCCGGCGTGGCAGACCCCACCATGAACGCGCATGATACGCAGGGCCGCTACGGCACCACCATAGCCGGGCAAGCCCCGGACTATTACATTGGCGGCGGGTTTGCGGCTTTGTTTACAGCCTCCACCGGGTTTTAG
- a CDS encoding cation:proton antiporter: MPPFFNPLALFAIVITLATAFAIINHRYLHLPTTIGITAQALGVATVLLFLEQAVPMPRMDAARAVLDSINLPATLLDGALSFLLFAGAQSVDQRELWQNRFSILALALLGTMLAVALFAMGMWMAFPLVGLAVSLPWCVVLGAILAPTDPVSVVGMLRRLGLPPRVQAIFAGESLFNDGVGVVVFAVAVQLAEAGTIGPLGDLVWQMVQEVGGGLLLGFLCGCLAVWCIRLVTDAHLELLISISLASGVYSLAKMLEVSGPVAAVTAGLALGMPRALGALSQHGQREIRNFWMMVDEVLNACLFVLIGFYVLSVPIRVPVLLAAVLAIPLSITVRALSVLLAMLPVYLRDSQRWRVLAIMTWGGLRGGISIALALSLEHGPMRDVLLAVCYAVVVFTILVQGLTMERVVRQVRLGAAEG, translated from the coding sequence ATGCCGCCTTTTTTCAATCCGCTGGCGCTGTTTGCCATTGTGATCACACTGGCAACAGCTTTTGCCATTATCAACCACCGCTACCTGCACCTGCCCACCACTATTGGCATTACGGCACAGGCTTTGGGGGTGGCCACGGTTCTGCTTTTTCTGGAGCAAGCCGTGCCCATGCCCCGCATGGATGCCGCCCGCGCGGTGCTGGATAGCATAAACCTGCCCGCCACCTTGCTGGATGGGGCTTTATCATTCCTGCTGTTTGCGGGTGCACAATCGGTAGATCAGCGTGAGCTGTGGCAGAACCGTTTTTCCATTCTGGCGCTGGCACTTTTGGGCACAATGCTGGCCGTGGCGCTGTTTGCCATGGGTATGTGGATGGCGTTTCCGCTGGTGGGGCTTGCGGTTTCCCTGCCGTGGTGCGTGGTGCTGGGGGCCATTCTGGCGCCAACAGATCCGGTTTCTGTTGTGGGCATGCTGCGCCGTTTGGGCCTGCCGCCCAGAGTGCAGGCCATTTTTGCGGGGGAAAGCCTGTTTAACGATGGCGTGGGCGTTGTGGTGTTTGCCGTGGCAGTGCAACTGGCAGAGGCAGGCACCATTGGCCCGTTGGGGGATTTGGTGTGGCAAATGGTGCAGGAGGTAGGCGGCGGCCTGCTGCTGGGCTTTTTGTGCGGGTGTTTGGCGGTATGGTGCATCCGGCTGGTAACAGATGCACATCTTGAACTGCTTATTTCCATCTCTCTTGCCAGCGGGGTGTACAGCCTTGCCAAAATGCTGGAAGTTTCTGGCCCCGTGGCGGCTGTTACGGCCGGGCTGGCCTTGGGCATGCCCCGCGCATTGGGGGCGCTCAGCCAGCACGGGCAGCGTGAAATCCGCAATTTCTGGATGATGGTGGATGAGGTGCTAAACGCCTGCTTGTTTGTGCTGATAGGGTTTTACGTGCTCAGCGTGCCCATACGTGTGCCGGTGTTGCTGGCGGCTGTTCTGGCCATTCCGCTTTCCATTACCGTGCGGGCGTTAAGCGTGCTGCTGGCCATGCTGCCCGTGTATTTGCGTGATTCACAACGCTGGCGCGTTTTGGCCATTATGACATGGGGCGGCCTGCGTGGCGGTATTTCCATAGCCCTTGCGTTAAGCTTGGAACACGGGCCTATGCGTGATGTGCTGCTTGCAGTGTGTTATGCGGTGGTTGTGTTCACTATTTTAGTGCAGGGGTTAACAATGGAGCGCGTGGTGCGGCAGGTGCGCCTTGGTGCGGCGGAGGGATAA
- a CDS encoding DUF488 domain-containing protein, translating to MPHQPDIRIRRVYEAAQPDDGARVLVDRLWPRGISKERAALTLWLKDIAPSTALRQWFAHDPAKWEGFCQRYTAELNANPQAVHQLADLARKGRITLLFGARDVAHNEAVVLAAYMAAHLPHRT from the coding sequence ATGCCCCATCAGCCCGATATCCGTATCCGCCGTGTGTATGAAGCCGCCCAGCCAGATGATGGCGCCCGCGTGCTGGTGGATAGGCTATGGCCACGCGGCATCAGCAAGGAGCGCGCTGCCCTCACCCTATGGCTGAAGGACATTGCCCCTTCCACCGCCCTGCGCCAGTGGTTTGCGCATGACCCCGCAAAGTGGGAAGGCTTTTGCCAACGCTACACGGCAGAATTAAACGCCAACCCCCAAGCCGTGCACCAACTGGCTGATCTGGCCCGCAAAGGCCGCATCACCCTGCTATTTGGCGCGCGCGATGTGGCACATAACGAGGCCGTGGTGCTGGCCGCCTACATGGCCGCCCATCTGCCCCACCGCACATAA
- a CDS encoding ferritin-like domain-containing protein produces the protein MKHWQIDQLPWDQFDPSKVDPQLVPAIKAASVVERNSVDYALYLNNVFRDDPDFREAADHWAIEEVQHGDALGRWAMLADPTWDYHAAFQRYRDFYQIPLEVEQSVRGSRTGELIARCMVETGTSSFYSALADATEEPVLKALCKQIAADEFRHFKLFYDHMNRYLKRENIGTLQRARIALGRVTESEDDELASAYYTTNDPANIPYDHTRCIAAYMSRAMKNYQPQHLRRVTNMVFKTIGVNPHGKWQSAVFWIAEKLFFSRQRKFARIAGIS, from the coding sequence ATGAAACACTGGCAGATCGACCAACTGCCTTGGGATCAGTTTGATCCCTCTAAAGTAGATCCGCAACTGGTGCCTGCCATCAAGGCGGCCTCGGTAGTGGAACGCAACAGCGTGGATTACGCGCTGTATCTGAACAACGTGTTCCGTGATGACCCGGACTTTAGAGAAGCCGCAGACCACTGGGCCATAGAAGAAGTACAGCACGGTGATGCCCTGGGCCGCTGGGCCATGCTGGCAGACCCCACGTGGGATTACCACGCCGCCTTCCAGCGTTACCGCGATTTTTACCAGATTCCGCTGGAAGTGGAACAATCTGTCCGCGGTTCCCGCACGGGGGAGCTGATTGCCCGATGTATGGTGGAAACAGGCACCTCCTCCTTTTATTCCGCGCTGGCCGATGCCACGGAAGAGCCAGTGCTGAAGGCCCTGTGCAAGCAGATTGCGGCGGATGAGTTCCGCCACTTCAAACTGTTTTATGACCACATGAACCGCTACCTGAAGCGCGAAAACATTGGCACGCTGCAACGCGCACGCATTGCCCTTGGCCGCGTAACGGAAAGCGAGGATGATGAGCTGGCATCCGCCTACTACACCACGAACGACCCCGCAAACATACCGTATGACCACACGCGCTGCATTGCGGCGTATATGTCCCGCGCCATGAAGAACTATCAGCCCCAGCACCTGCGGCGCGTCACCAACATGGTGTTCAAGACCATTGGCGTGAACCCGCACGGCAAATGGCAGAGCGCTGTGTTCTGGATTGCGGAAAAACTGTTTTTTAGCCGCCAGCGCAAGTTTGCGCGCATTGCGGGCATAAGCTAG